A single genomic interval of Flavihumibacter rivuli harbors:
- the lon gene encoding endopeptidase La, whose protein sequence is MNRSKFLMSPEDEMDFIPIIPLNEHEADDSQDLDIPTDLPILPLRNTVLFPGVVLPITVGRDKSIKAVNEAYKANKLVGVVAQKDSNVEDPTITDLEAIGSVAKIIKLIKMPDGGTTVIIQGKRRFKLDQFTSEEPFFRAKVQLLEEAEPPTDEDFEAYVANIKDIATQIIQLSPNLPAEASIILKNIEKPAFLINFVSSNLNTELGEKQKLLELNDIKERADLLMQHLQRELQFAELKNKLTAKTKTELDKQQREYFLQQQMKSIKEELGGDTNERELKEMQKKAENKKWSQAAKDMFQKGIEKLERMHPSTPDYSVVYNHLDLMLDLPWEEYTEDSYDLGHAKDVLDKDHYGMAKIKERILEYLAVLKLKGDMKSPILCFVGPPGIGKTSLGRSIASAIGRKYVRLSLGGLHDESEIRGHRKTYIGAMPGRILQSIRKVKSSNPVMILDEIDKVGADHRGDPSSALLEVLDPEQNHSFYDNYLELEYDLSKVLFIATANDINTIQPALRDRLEIIDLSGYAVEEKVEIAKRHLVPKQKEAHGLAKVSVRMSDKVLQKVIEDYTRESGVRELDRQLAAIMRSMAKDYAIHGKVKPTLTVEDVERILGKARYSNEIYKSANMPGVAVGLAWTYVGGDILFIETTLSEGKGELRLTGNLGNVMKESATTALTYIQANARKLGIDPEVFQKTNVHIHVPEGAVPKDGPSAGITMLTALTSAFTGRKIKNYLAMTGEITLRGQVLPVGGIKEKVLAARRAGLKEIILCWQNEKDITEIDPEFIKGLTFHYVKTMQQVLDIALV, encoded by the coding sequence ATGAACCGATCGAAGTTTTTAATGAGCCCTGAGGACGAAATGGACTTTATCCCCATCATTCCCCTGAATGAACATGAAGCCGATGATAGCCAGGACCTGGACATACCCACTGACCTTCCCATACTGCCCCTGAGGAATACCGTATTGTTCCCCGGGGTGGTATTGCCCATAACCGTTGGCCGCGACAAAAGCATCAAGGCCGTGAATGAAGCCTATAAGGCCAATAAGCTGGTTGGCGTAGTGGCCCAGAAGGACAGCAATGTGGAAGACCCCACCATCACCGACCTCGAAGCCATTGGCTCCGTGGCCAAGATCATCAAGCTGATCAAGATGCCCGATGGCGGCACCACAGTCATCATCCAGGGCAAGCGCCGCTTCAAGCTCGACCAGTTCACCAGCGAAGAGCCCTTCTTCAGGGCCAAAGTGCAGTTGCTGGAAGAAGCGGAACCACCGACCGATGAAGACTTCGAAGCCTATGTAGCTAACATCAAGGATATCGCGACCCAGATCATCCAGCTGTCGCCCAACCTTCCTGCAGAAGCTTCCATTATCCTCAAGAATATTGAGAAGCCTGCCTTCCTCATCAATTTTGTTTCCAGCAACCTGAACACCGAACTCGGTGAAAAGCAGAAGCTGCTGGAACTGAATGATATCAAGGAAAGGGCCGACCTGCTGATGCAGCACCTGCAGCGCGAACTGCAGTTTGCCGAACTGAAGAACAAGCTTACGGCCAAGACCAAGACGGAATTGGACAAGCAGCAGCGCGAATACTTCCTTCAGCAGCAGATGAAGAGCATCAAGGAAGAACTGGGTGGCGACACCAATGAGCGGGAGCTGAAAGAAATGCAGAAAAAGGCCGAGAACAAGAAATGGTCACAGGCCGCGAAGGACATGTTCCAGAAAGGCATCGAGAAACTGGAACGCATGCATCCCAGCACGCCGGACTATTCCGTGGTGTACAACCACCTCGACCTGATGCTGGACCTGCCCTGGGAAGAATATACCGAAGACTCTTACGACCTGGGTCATGCGAAAGATGTGTTGGATAAGGATCACTATGGCATGGCCAAGATCAAGGAGCGCATCCTGGAATACCTGGCGGTATTGAAGTTGAAGGGTGACATGAAGAGCCCTATCCTTTGCTTTGTGGGTCCTCCCGGTATTGGTAAGACATCGCTTGGCCGCAGCATCGCCAGCGCCATCGGCCGGAAATATGTCCGCCTGAGCCTGGGCGGCCTGCATGATGAGAGTGAGATCCGCGGCCACCGCAAGACCTATATCGGTGCCATGCCCGGCCGCATCCTCCAGTCCATCCGCAAGGTAAAATCCTCCAACCCGGTCATGATCCTGGACGAGATCGATAAGGTAGGTGCCGACCACAGGGGCGACCCCTCCTCTGCCCTGCTGGAAGTGCTGGACCCCGAGCAGAACCATTCCTTCTACGACAATTACCTGGAGCTGGAATATGACCTGAGCAAGGTCCTGTTCATTGCTACCGCCAATGATATCAATACCATCCAGCCTGCACTGCGCGACAGGCTCGAGATCATCGACCTCAGCGGCTATGCCGTGGAAGAGAAAGTGGAGATCGCGAAACGCCACCTGGTGCCCAAGCAGAAGGAAGCCCATGGCCTCGCCAAGGTGAGTGTCAGGATGAGCGATAAGGTATTGCAGAAAGTGATCGAGGATTATACCCGGGAAAGCGGGGTGCGTGAACTGGACAGGCAGCTGGCCGCCATCATGCGGTCCATGGCCAAGGACTATGCCATCCATGGTAAGGTCAAGCCCACCCTCACCGTGGAAGATGTGGAAAGGATCCTGGGCAAGGCGAGGTACAGCAACGAGATCTATAAATCCGCCAATATGCCCGGTGTGGCGGTAGGACTGGCCTGGACCTATGTGGGCGGGGATATCCTCTTTATCGAGACCACCCTGAGTGAAGGCAAGGGGGAACTGCGCCTGACCGGTAACCTGGGCAATGTGATGAAGGAAAGCGCCACCACGGCCCTCACCTATATCCAGGCCAATGCCCGTAAACTGGGCATCGACCCCGAGGTATTCCAGAAGACCAATGTACATATCCACGTACCGGAAGGAGCGGTGCCGAAAGATGGTCCCAGCGCAGGTATTACCATGCTCACGGCCCTGACCTCGGCCTTTACCGGAAGGAAGATCAAGAACTACCTGGCCATGACCGGCGAGATCACCCTGAGGGGACAAGTATTACCGGTAGGTGGCATCAAGGAAAAGGTATTGGCAGCCCGCAGGGCCGGCCTGAAAGAGATCATCCTTTGCTGGCAGAATGAGAAGGACATCACCGAGATCGACCCTGAGTTCATCAAGGGACTGACCTTCCATTATGTGAAGACCATGCAGCAGGTGTTGGACATCGCACTGGTATAG
- a CDS encoding purine-nucleoside phosphorylase, whose product MTALMTRLQETTAYIQSRYAGRPEVGIVLGSGLGNLVADMKVELEIPYAEIPHFPVSTVEGHSGKLLLGQLGGKTVVAMAGRFHFYEGYAASEVAYPIRVMKQLGVGTLLISNAAGGMNPDFKVGDLMIIRDHISFFTVNPLIGKNEDALGPRFPDMSEPYSKSLIKKAKAIARAMDIEVHKGVYAGVTGPTFETRAEYKLLHILGADAVGMSTVQEVIVARHMDMEVFAISVITDLGIREEENVITHEEVLEAARNAEPKLTAIFRQLIAEI is encoded by the coding sequence ATGACAGCCTTGATGACCAGATTACAGGAGACCACCGCTTATATCCAGTCGCGTTATGCCGGACGCCCCGAAGTGGGTATCGTCCTGGGTTCGGGGCTCGGTAACCTGGTGGCCGACATGAAAGTGGAGCTGGAGATCCCTTATGCCGAGATCCCCCATTTCCCTGTGTCTACTGTAGAAGGGCATTCCGGTAAATTGCTGCTGGGACAGCTGGGAGGGAAGACCGTTGTGGCCATGGCCGGACGCTTCCACTTCTATGAAGGCTATGCGGCCAGTGAAGTGGCTTATCCCATCAGGGTGATGAAGCAATTGGGCGTAGGGACCCTGCTGATCAGTAATGCGGCCGGTGGGATGAACCCCGACTTCAAAGTGGGTGACCTGATGATCATCCGCGACCATATCAGTTTCTTTACCGTGAACCCACTGATCGGCAAGAACGAAGATGCGCTGGGTCCGCGTTTCCCCGATATGAGCGAGCCTTACAGCAAGTCGCTGATCAAGAAGGCCAAAGCTATCGCCAGGGCCATGGATATTGAAGTGCACAAGGGCGTTTATGCCGGTGTGACAGGCCCAACCTTCGAGACCCGAGCCGAATACAAGTTATTGCACATCCTGGGTGCGGATGCGGTAGGCATGAGCACCGTACAGGAAGTGATCGTTGCCCGCCATATGGATATGGAGGTCTTCGCGATCAGCGTGATCACCGACCTCGGCATCCGGGAGGAAGAGAATGTGATCACCCATGAGGAAGTGCTGGAAGCCGCACGCAACGCGGAACCCAAGCTGACCGCCATTTTCCGTCAACTGATCGCCGAGATCTGA
- a CDS encoding putative porin, protein MLKKIVYISLLGLLGWTATALGQNPLGRIPGAGGFRPSGSGGQDSLRKRDNNEDSITIRFRTLDTSRLNMMDSSIRDFRVRWPIPVDYMNLGNFGAASRSYGFQPIMKSGWDPGFHAFDVYKLRMDKVKFYQTTRPYSELGYMLGSRAEQVIHLMHTQNVRPNWNFAFQFNLFNAPGHFKNQNTNHNRYLFNTNYNSKNRRYNLYFVALGNKMQANENGGMLDDQDYLGNTTVFKERTTIPVQLGNYVPTSQSFLNSTLNTGNRQKEWSFLLRQQYDLGKKDSIVTDSTVIPLFYPRFRMEYTVQYNTYHYQFLDSNPDTLFYRRHYDFAATPADTFRIDERWSEVVNDFSIYSFPEAKNPQQFLKAGIALQNLKGKFDDGERTYYNLFAHGEYRNRSRNQKWDIEAVGKLYINGLNSGDYDVLASVKRLLSKKLGYIAAGIQNVNRTPSFVFNSASSYSFGPQPSLNKENITRIFGLLENGPKAWRLSASYFLVSNLAYFRDYYKAGQESGLFNVLQISGDKTFRLSKHWHWHLLVQYNQLLGNGPVNIPSLFTFNRIAYEGNLGFKNLNLVTGFEVKYHTAYKADNYSPLQSQFFYQDEQTIKMKFPEIAGFLNFRIRSFTTFVRAENLNTMQFGGAGGFGFYNNNMAAPNYAYPGFIFRLGIFWGFVN, encoded by the coding sequence TTGTTGAAGAAAATCGTTTATATATCCCTGTTAGGACTGCTAGGATGGACGGCTACTGCCCTGGGGCAGAACCCGCTGGGCAGGATTCCTGGTGCCGGCGGCTTCAGGCCATCGGGTTCCGGTGGTCAGGATAGCCTGAGGAAGAGGGACAATAATGAAGATTCCATTACGATCCGCTTTCGGACCCTGGATACCTCAAGGTTAAACATGATGGATTCTTCCATCAGGGATTTCCGCGTACGCTGGCCGATACCCGTCGATTATATGAACCTCGGGAATTTTGGTGCCGCTTCCCGATCCTATGGTTTCCAGCCCATCATGAAAAGCGGTTGGGATCCCGGTTTCCATGCTTTCGACGTCTATAAGCTGAGAATGGACAAGGTGAAGTTCTACCAGACGACCAGGCCCTATTCTGAGCTGGGCTATATGCTGGGAAGCCGGGCGGAACAGGTGATCCACCTGATGCATACGCAGAACGTGAGGCCCAACTGGAATTTCGCGTTCCAGTTCAACCTCTTCAATGCACCCGGGCATTTCAAGAACCAGAACACCAACCACAACCGCTACCTCTTCAATACGAATTATAATTCTAAGAACAGGAGGTACAACCTCTACTTTGTGGCACTGGGCAATAAGATGCAGGCCAATGAGAATGGCGGTATGCTGGATGACCAGGACTATCTCGGAAATACCACCGTTTTCAAGGAAAGGACCACCATCCCGGTGCAGTTGGGCAACTATGTGCCAACCAGCCAGAGTTTCCTGAACAGTACCCTGAACACGGGCAACAGGCAAAAGGAATGGAGCTTCCTCCTTCGGCAGCAATATGACCTGGGCAAGAAGGATTCTATCGTTACGGACTCAACGGTCATCCCCCTGTTCTATCCGCGATTCCGGATGGAGTATACGGTGCAGTACAATACCTATCATTACCAATTCCTGGATTCCAATCCGGATACCCTCTTCTACAGGAGGCATTATGATTTTGCTGCCACCCCGGCCGATACCTTCCGGATCGATGAAAGATGGTCAGAGGTGGTGAATGATTTCTCCATTTACAGTTTCCCGGAGGCAAAGAATCCCCAGCAGTTCCTGAAGGCTGGTATTGCCCTGCAAAACCTGAAAGGTAAGTTTGACGATGGGGAGCGGACCTATTATAACCTCTTTGCCCATGGGGAGTACCGCAACCGCTCCCGCAACCAGAAATGGGATATCGAAGCGGTTGGTAAGCTCTACATAAATGGATTGAACAGTGGCGACTATGATGTATTGGCGAGCGTGAAGCGACTGTTGAGCAAGAAGCTGGGGTATATCGCTGCCGGTATCCAGAATGTGAACCGGACGCCTTCCTTTGTTTTCAATAGTGCTTCCTCTTATAGTTTCGGGCCACAACCCTCCCTCAACAAGGAAAATATCACCAGGATCTTTGGCCTCCTGGAAAATGGCCCGAAAGCCTGGAGGTTATCGGCAAGTTATTTCCTGGTGAGCAATCTGGCCTATTTCAGGGATTACTATAAGGCAGGCCAGGAGTCGGGCCTTTTCAATGTACTGCAGATCAGTGGTGACAAAACCTTCAGGTTGAGCAAGCATTGGCACTGGCATTTGTTGGTGCAGTACAACCAGTTGCTGGGAAATGGACCGGTTAATATTCCTTCCCTGTTTACGTTCAACCGCATTGCCTATGAAGGCAACCTTGGCTTCAAGAACCTGAACCTGGTAACCGGTTTCGAAGTGAAATACCATACTGCCTATAAGGCGGATAACTATTCCCCTTTACAGAGCCAGTTCTTCTACCAGGATGAACAAACCATCAAGATGAAATTCCCGGAGATCGCGGGATTCCTGAACTTCAGGATCAGGTCCTTCACCACATTTGTAAGGGCCGAGAACCTCAATACCATGCAATTCGGTGGGGCAGGGGGATTTGGCTTTTACAACAACAATATGGCGGCACCCAATTATGCCTACCCTGGTTTCATCTTCCGCCTGGGCATTTTCTGGGGATTTGTTAATTAA
- a CDS encoding HYC_CC_PP family protein: protein MAVKKYLAISLAFLYLLVSSGLLLEVHHCMGKIADAALTILPSDEDQCGKCGMDKDDKENHCCKDEYKLVKVSSDQKPSAGQVLVNAPAAIELSLVWPADYVPEMVEQVLVANRAHAPPFPGDPSYSQLYCVFRI from the coding sequence GTGGCAGTGAAAAAATACCTGGCCATATCGCTAGCTTTTCTTTACCTCCTGGTCTCCAGTGGATTGTTGCTGGAAGTGCACCATTGCATGGGAAAGATAGCAGATGCTGCCCTGACCATCCTGCCCTCTGATGAGGACCAGTGTGGCAAGTGTGGCATGGATAAGGACGACAAGGAAAATCACTGCTGCAAGGATGAATACAAGCTGGTAAAAGTCTCCAGCGACCAGAAGCCCTCAGCGGGCCAGGTGCTGGTGAATGCACCCGCGGCCATTGAGTTGTCACTGGTTTGGCCTGCTGACTATGTTCCGGAAATGGTGGAACAGGTACTGGTGGCCAACAGGGCGCATGCCCCGCCTTTCCCGGGCGACCCATCCTATAGCCAGCTCTATTGTGTTTTCAGGATTTGA
- a CDS encoding heavy-metal-associated domain-containing protein: MKTVSFAFSVLFVLVSTFSFAQKSTTKETVKVWGECGMCKKTIEGAAKKAGATAASWNEETKQLDITYNAKNTSNDKIQQAIAAAGYDTEKFTADDKAYENLHECCKYDRKAAAAAADAKASCCKDGQCKDCACCKDGKCTKGGDCCKDAACCKDGKCSKDGDCCKNGQHAKDGKACCSHEACGKDAAACKEKGCCKDAACCKS; the protein is encoded by the coding sequence ATGAAAACAGTATCATTCGCTTTTAGCGTATTATTCGTATTGGTTTCCACTTTTTCTTTTGCCCAGAAATCTACCACTAAAGAGACCGTAAAGGTTTGGGGTGAATGTGGCATGTGCAAGAAGACCATTGAAGGTGCCGCCAAAAAGGCCGGTGCAACCGCCGCTTCCTGGAATGAGGAGACCAAGCAGCTCGACATCACTTACAACGCCAAGAATACCAGCAACGATAAGATCCAGCAGGCCATTGCAGCCGCTGGTTATGATACCGAGAAGTTCACAGCCGATGATAAGGCCTATGAAAACCTGCATGAATGCTGCAAGTATGACCGTAAGGCCGCTGCTGCAGCGGCAGATGCGAAGGCCTCCTGCTGTAAGGACGGACAGTGCAAGGATTGCGCTTGTTGCAAGGACGGTAAATGCACCAAGGGTGGTGACTGCTGTAAGGATGCTGCCTGCTGCAAAGATGGAAAATGCAGCAAGGATGGTGACTGCTGCAAGAACGGTCAACATGCCAAGGATGGTAAGGCCTGCTGCAGCCATGAAGCCTGTGGTAAGGATGCAGCCGCCTGCAAGGAAAAAGGATGCTGCAAGGATGCCGCTTGTTGCAAGTCATAA
- a CDS encoding heavy-metal-associated domain-containing protein, producing MKKIVVLIAILVMGVGAYANFTKATLQASGLTCAMCTKAINKSLEKLPFVAAVTVDIKTSSFGINFKEGVPVDIDAVRKAVEDAGFSVAKLQLTGKFNQVAVKNDAHFTIDGKVYHFLAVKSQVLDGEQTITVVDKNFLTAKEFKKYSGATKMACVQTGKAGACCQKDGIAAETRIFHVTI from the coding sequence ATGAAAAAGATAGTTGTTTTGATCGCCATCTTGGTGATGGGAGTGGGCGCGTACGCCAATTTCACGAAAGCTACATTGCAGGCGAGTGGCCTCACCTGCGCCATGTGTACCAAGGCCATTAATAAGTCATTGGAGAAATTGCCATTTGTTGCGGCGGTTACCGTTGATATCAAGACCTCCTCATTCGGGATCAATTTTAAGGAAGGGGTGCCGGTGGATATCGATGCAGTGCGCAAGGCCGTGGAAGATGCCGGTTTCTCAGTTGCCAAACTGCAACTGACCGGAAAGTTCAACCAGGTTGCCGTTAAGAACGATGCACATTTCACCATTGATGGTAAGGTTTACCATTTCCTGGCTGTAAAGTCGCAGGTGCTGGATGGAGAGCAAACCATCACGGTAGTAGACAAGAATTTCCTGACCGCAAAGGAGTTCAAGAAGTATAGCGGAGCCACCAAGATGGCCTGTGTGCAAACCGGTAAGGCCGGTGCGTGCTGCCAGAAAGATGGTATTGCCGCCGAGACCAGGATCTTTCACGTAACCATTTAA
- a CDS encoding TlpA family protein disulfide reductase, with the protein MKRLLLAVVFAIGTLSIAHAQPKIGTQVPEVSIPDKAGVTQSLSSLKGKVVLVDFWASWCVPCRRSNKQLVPIYEQYGKKGFEIYGISLDEDKQAWQKAVAADKISWLQVNEPGGWNTPTAVAWNIEQLPSSFLVDKQGRVVSIDPTPAELEKYLKEALQ; encoded by the coding sequence ATGAAAAGACTTTTGTTGGCTGTTGTTTTCGCAATAGGTACCCTTTCTATCGCACATGCGCAACCGAAAATCGGCACCCAGGTCCCGGAGGTAAGTATACCCGACAAGGCCGGGGTGACGCAAAGCCTGTCTTCCCTGAAAGGCAAGGTGGTGCTGGTTGATTTCTGGGCCAGTTGGTGTGTGCCCTGCCGCAGGAGCAATAAGCAACTGGTGCCCATCTATGAACAGTATGGCAAGAAGGGCTTCGAGATCTATGGGATCAGCCTGGATGAGGATAAGCAGGCCTGGCAAAAAGCGGTAGCCGCTGATAAGATCAGCTGGCTGCAGGTGAATGAGCCCGGCGGCTGGAATACCCCCACGGCTGTGGCCTGGAATATCGAGCAATTGCCTAGTTCCTTCCTGGTGGATAAGCAAGGCAGGGTGGTATCTATTGATCCAACCCCGGCAGAGTTGGAAAAATACCTGAAAGAAGCACTACAATAG
- a CDS encoding gluconokinase, with amino-acid sequence MHHFLGLDIGTTHTKLLALNGKGEAFYEKKIGYRNGLGATLDAGEILLAVLDLLKGYFAAWPGAPVVLSCSAAMHSLLLVNDHSEPISPLYTWADNSSSGSAKAIRSLPGAHGLFQRTGTPIHPMSPLCKLHWLNRDSPGRLSEASKIVGIKEYIWHYLTGHWEVDHSIASATGLFNQETLAWDVEACAIAGIDPVKLPEPVAVTHKRRASACKNASELFPEGSWLVIGASDGCLAQLGVGAITGSAAVMTIGTSGAVRRGLSRRWVDEKERLFTYILNKDHWVVGGAINNGGLALQWWQGQVLGQDASPASLITGMVQDATRVEAGSEGLVCLPYFLGERAPVWNAEATGMFFGVRSVHSQRHFSRSILEGIAYGFRQLISIMESGTGRIEKVFATGGFTQSREWMQLTCDVLGRELHLLSDADASATGACLLGMKAMGIFTDWPVVRQMLPMEAKVFYPNPAYTHVYENGFEKYCQLQALSITS; translated from the coding sequence ATGCATCATTTCCTTGGGCTGGACATTGGCACTACCCATACCAAATTGCTTGCCCTCAATGGGAAGGGGGAGGCCTTTTACGAGAAAAAGATCGGCTACCGGAATGGCCTTGGCGCAACACTTGATGCAGGCGAGATCCTCCTGGCAGTACTCGACCTGTTGAAGGGATATTTTGCAGCTTGGCCGGGTGCTCCTGTGGTGCTCAGTTGTAGTGCTGCCATGCACAGCCTGCTATTGGTCAACGACCATTCGGAACCTATTTCCCCCTTATATACCTGGGCGGATAACAGCAGCAGCGGATCGGCAAAAGCGATCCGTAGCCTTCCCGGGGCCCATGGCCTGTTTCAACGTACCGGTACCCCTATCCATCCCATGTCGCCCTTATGCAAATTGCATTGGCTGAACCGCGACTCACCCGGACGCTTAAGCGAAGCCTCCAAAATCGTTGGCATCAAGGAATATATCTGGCACTACCTTACCGGTCATTGGGAAGTGGACCATAGCATTGCTTCCGCTACCGGTCTGTTCAACCAGGAAACCCTGGCATGGGATGTTGAAGCCTGTGCAATTGCCGGTATTGATCCCGTAAAACTTCCTGAACCTGTTGCGGTAACGCATAAACGAAGAGCGTCCGCCTGCAAAAACGCCAGTGAACTTTTTCCCGAAGGGTCCTGGCTGGTGATCGGCGCCAGTGATGGATGCCTGGCCCAGCTGGGGGTAGGGGCCATTACGGGTTCAGCGGCTGTAATGACCATTGGTACAAGCGGTGCGGTGCGAAGGGGTTTATCACGTCGATGGGTAGACGAAAAAGAAAGGCTCTTTACCTATATCCTCAACAAAGACCATTGGGTGGTGGGTGGCGCCATCAATAACGGTGGACTGGCCCTGCAATGGTGGCAGGGGCAGGTGCTAGGGCAGGATGCCAGTCCGGCCAGCCTCATCACGGGCATGGTGCAGGATGCCACCAGGGTGGAAGCCGGCTCTGAAGGCCTGGTCTGCCTTCCCTATTTCCTGGGGGAAAGGGCCCCGGTCTGGAATGCCGAAGCCACAGGTATGTTCTTTGGCGTCAGGTCGGTCCATTCGCAACGGCATTTTTCCCGTTCTATCCTGGAGGGTATTGCCTATGGTTTCCGTCAGTTGATCAGTATCATGGAGAGCGGCACCGGAAGGATCGAAAAGGTATTTGCTACGGGTGGATTTACCCAAAGCAGGGAATGGATGCAATTGACCTGCGATGTATTGGGAAGGGAACTCCACCTGCTGTCGGATGCAGATGCTTCAGCAACGGGTGCCTGCCTGCTCGGGATGAAGGCCATGGGCATTTTCACGGATTGGCCGGTGGTCAGGCAAATGCTGCCGATGGAGGCTAAGGTCTTCTATCCCAATCCTGCCTACACCCATGTTTATGAAAACGGGTTTGAAAAGTATTGCCAGCTGCAGGCATTGTCGATCACTTCCTAA
- a CDS encoding proline iminopeptidase-family hydrolase produces the protein MTKVFSRLMALFMVVFTMYSCQQGNKETAPSTSIPSLASYFARTDSGLQTGGVKMVPIETPKGTFKVWTKRFGNNPKMKLLLLNGGPGATHEYFECMENFLPAEGIEIVYYDQLGCGNSDNPKDTSMWDLPRYVEEVEQVRKALHLDKDNFFLLGHSWGGILALEYALKYQQHLKGLIISNMMSSCPDYGAYAANVLSKQMDQKVLTEIRAIEAKKDFGNPRYMELLMPNFYAKHVCRLPLDQWPEPVNRSFSKTNQSLYVTMQGPSEFGIAGKLEKWDRKADLPSITVPTLTIGAQYDTMDPEHMKWMASQVKQGEYLYCPNGSHMSMWDDQETYMKGLIGFMKKHGE, from the coding sequence ATGACCAAAGTTTTTTCCAGGTTAATGGCCCTGTTCATGGTAGTATTCACTATGTATTCCTGTCAGCAGGGCAACAAAGAAACAGCGCCATCAACATCAATACCATCCCTTGCCTCCTACTTTGCCAGGACCGATAGCGGCCTGCAGACCGGCGGCGTAAAGATGGTCCCCATCGAAACACCCAAAGGCACTTTCAAGGTATGGACCAAACGCTTCGGCAATAACCCCAAAATGAAGCTGCTCCTGCTGAATGGCGGTCCCGGAGCCACCCATGAATATTTTGAATGCATGGAGAATTTCCTGCCGGCAGAAGGCATCGAGATCGTGTATTATGACCAGCTGGGTTGCGGCAATTCGGATAACCCAAAGGATACGTCCATGTGGGACCTTCCGCGTTATGTGGAAGAAGTGGAGCAGGTAAGGAAGGCGCTCCACCTCGACAAGGATAATTTCTTTTTATTGGGCCATTCATGGGGCGGTATACTTGCATTAGAATACGCCCTCAAATACCAGCAACACCTGAAGGGGCTCATCATCTCCAATATGATGTCGAGCTGCCCGGATTATGGTGCCTATGCCGCCAATGTACTGTCCAAGCAAATGGACCAGAAGGTATTGACCGAGATCAGGGCCATCGAGGCAAAGAAGGATTTTGGTAACCCCCGGTATATGGAATTGCTGATGCCTAATTTCTATGCGAAGCATGTCTGCCGGCTGCCCCTGGACCAGTGGCCGGAGCCGGTGAACCGTTCCTTTAGCAAGACGAACCAGTCGCTGTATGTGACCATGCAGGGTCCCAGCGAATTCGGTATTGCCGGCAAGCTGGAGAAATGGGACAGGAAGGCTGACCTGCCGTCTATTACCGTTCCAACCCTTACCATTGGCGCGCAATACGATACCATGGACCCTGAACACATGAAATGGATGGCTTCACAGGTGAAGCAGGGAGAATACCTCTATTGCCCGAACGGCAGCCATATGAGTATGTGGGATGACCAGGAGACGTATATGAAGGGGTTGATCGGTTTTATGAAGAAGCATGGGGAGTGA
- a CDS encoding HdeD family acid-resistance protein, with product MQTILRKWWVILIQGILMILLSFYIFNNPGVVLTGISLWISILVLGAGIAGLVAWLVSEKEDRDTGALLWSIATILFGILMLGNLFITMKTVTLFFGAWMAMTGWMLASTGWELRSVSNSGWALLIIGVLSLIAGIMMFFNMGMAATGISTILGLQVLMAGIGMIILAFIKKSVVKTVKERIGNIQEGLK from the coding sequence ATGCAAACCATCCTCAGGAAATGGTGGGTCATCCTGATCCAGGGAATCTTAATGATCCTATTGTCCTTTTACATCTTCAATAATCCCGGCGTTGTCTTAACGGGCATCTCCCTTTGGATCAGTATCCTGGTCCTTGGAGCAGGCATTGCTGGCCTTGTTGCCTGGCTGGTGAGTGAAAAAGAAGACAGGGATACCGGGGCCCTTTTATGGTCCATCGCTACCATCCTTTTCGGGATATTGATGCTAGGCAACCTTTTCATTACGATGAAGACAGTCACCCTTTTCTTTGGCGCCTGGATGGCAATGACAGGATGGATGCTGGCCTCTACCGGCTGGGAATTAAGATCAGTCAGCAACAGTGGTTGGGCATTGCTCATCATCGGGGTCCTTTCCCTCATTGCCGGCATCATGATGTTCTTCAATATGGGCATGGCGGCCACGGGAATAAGCACCATCCTGGGTTTACAGGTATTGATGGCCGGCATTGGCATGATCATCCTTGCCTTCATTAAAAAGTCTGTTGTCAAGACTGTAAAAGAAAGGATTGGCAATATCCAGGAAGGATTGAAATAG